From one Magnolia sinica isolate HGM2019 chromosome 18, MsV1, whole genome shotgun sequence genomic stretch:
- the LOC131232288 gene encoding disease resistance protein RPP8-like — MTEIAVQFVIRKLIDFLTQEAYFLQGVHEQVRSLQEKLEEIRDLLKYVDGNRRKNDTVKHGMAQIRQVAYDAEDVIDSYIFKIQQQRREGSAGWMRCLKSFASRIKGIPSIVDVGKKMSDIERRLDEILSKRSEYGIDNIPASGEASSSSNQSEMWKEKRAPIVEEDDVVGVEDETKTLVGRLTEGDARRAVISITGMGGIGKTTLAKKVYNNIHVKRSFDFHAWVYVSQEYRVQELLLNIINCFTRCSRDQMEKMAEEDLRKKLSNFLERKRYLVVIDDIWTRDAWDGLVSAFPNGKQGSRVLLTTRNEEIAMYADAQSTPHRIHFLDESESWALLCKKALPGNLAGACPLNLEKLGRKIVAKCGGLPLAITVLGGVLSRKEKSVNTWEKVLKSVEWWLNESEDRILSICALSYHDLPYYLKPCFLYFGAFPEDSEIYVAELISMWIAEGFVQQRGEEEMEDVAEDYLEELINRSMIQVVERNSNGTAKKCRIHDLLRDLSISKAKEERFLSVYGNIPPTAPTMPRRLAITSHGISKYISLNRSTLHLRSLLRLSRESEVLEKPPLKILCGAFKLLRVMDLRYLHLSCLPDEIGYLIHLRYLCLMETQLERLPSTITRLSNLQTLDLRGTNIDMLPDDTWKMDQIRHLLLPQCRISDGMPLYRLSNLQTLLFVEPGSWIENGLEKLTNLRELTIVGDLKMALSHSICKLVCLRSLSLLASRESLIPAFMSLNHQHLYKMNLKGCLQKLPELHEFPPNLTELNLEWSQLVQDPMGTLEMLPNLRILRLHPVCYVGKEMVCSVGGFPLLDVLIINGLGEVEELRVEEGAMRKLRCLEIIYCRRLKMLPDGLRHVTTLQELKLVCMPDELKEGVREGGENWFKIRHIPSLVIED, encoded by the coding sequence atgACTGAAATTGCTGTTCAGTTCGTGATACGAAAATTGATAGATTTTCTAACGCAGGAAGCATATTTCCTACAGGGAGTACATGAGCAGGTCAGATCTCTTCAAGAAAAACTTGAAGAAATACGTGACTTACTCAAGTACGTTGATGGGAACCGCAGAAAGAATGATACAGTTAAGCATGGGATGGCCCAAATAAGACAGGTAGCCTACGATGCTGAGGACGTTATCGACTCCTACATCTTTAAAATTCAACAGCAACGACGAGAGGGAAGTGCTGGATGGATGAGATGCCTCAAAAGTTTTGCTAGTCGCATCAAAGGCATACCATCCATCGTGGATGTTGGAAAGAAGATGAGCGACATAGAAAGAAGGCTCGATGAGATCTTGTCCAAGAGATCAGAGTATGGCATCGACAATATACCAGCATCTGGagaagcttcatcttcttcaaatcaAAGCGAGATGTGGAAGGAGAAGAGGGCTCCCATTGTCGAGGAAGACGATGTGGTTGGCGTTGAAGATGAGACAAAAACACTGGTGGGGCGGCTGACTGAAGGAGATGCGCGACGTGCTGTCATTTCGATCACTGGTATGGGAGGAATAGGTAAGACTACTCTCGCAAAGAAAGTTTACAATAACATCCATGTAAAGAGAAGTTTCGATTTTCATGCTTGGGTGTATGTATCTCAAGAATATCGAGTGCAGGAGCTCTTACTAAACATCATAAATTGCTTTACGAGGTGCTCACGAGACCAAATGGAGAAGATGGCTGAGGAAGACTTGAGGAAGAAACTCTCCAATTTCTTGGAGAGGAAGAGATATCTGGTGGTAATTGATGATATATGGACTAGAGATGCTTGGGACGGATTGGTTTCTGCGTTTCCAAATGGGAAACAGGGCAGCAGAGTGCTACTCACTACTCGTAATGAAGAGATAGCTATGTATGCAGATGCACAGAGCACACCCCATAGAATTCATTTTCTTGATGAAAGTGAGAGCTGGGCATTGCTTTGTAAGAAAGCACTTCCTGGAAATCTTGCTGGCGCATGCCCTCTAAATTTGGAGAAGTTGGGGAGAAAGATCGTTGCAAAATGTGGAGGGCTGCCTCTGGCAATCACAGTATTAGGAGGCGTCCTATCAAGAAAAGAGAAGTCAGTGAATACATGGGAGAAAGTGCTTAAGAGTGTCGAATGGTGGCTAAATGAAAGCGAAGATCGGATCTTGAGCATATGTGCACTCAGCTACCACGACTTGCCTTATTACTTGAAGCCCTGCTTTCTTTATTTCGGAGCTTTTCCAGAAGACTCTGAAATCTATGTAGCCGAATTGATTTCGATGTGGATAGCTGAAGGCTTCGTGCAacagagaggagaagaagaaatggagGATGTTGCAGAGGATTACCTAGAAGAGCTCATCAACAGAAGCATGATTCAGGTGGTGGAAAGGAACAGCAATGGAACGGCTAAAAAATGCCGTATACATGATCTTCTTCGCGATCTCTCAATTTCAAAAGCCAAGGAGGAGAGATTTCTGTCTGTGTATGGTAACATACCACCTACAGCACCTACCATGCCACGCCGGCTTGCAATTACTTCTCATGGCATCAGTAAGTACATCTCTCTTAACCGCTCCACTCTACACCTCCGCTCTTTGTTGCGCTTAAGTAGAGAGAGTGAAGTGCTTGAGAAACCGCCGTTGAAAATCCTCTGTGGAGCTTTCAAATTGCTAAGGGTGATGGATCTCCGATACCTACACCTCTCCTGTCTCCCAGATGAAATTGGGTACCTAATCCACTTAAGGTACCTATGTCTCATGGAGACCCAGTTAGAAAGGCTACCATCCACCATAACCCGCTTGTCGAATTTACAAACTCTCGATCTACGGGGTACAAATATCGACATGCTACCAGATGATACTTGGAAGATGGACCAGATACGGCACCTACTGCTACCACAGTGTCGAATCAGCGACGGGATGCCGCTCTATCGCTTAAGCAATCTCCAGACTCTATTATTCGTGGAGCCTGGCAGCTGGATAGAAAACGGGTTGGAGAAACTGACCAATTTGAGAGAATTGACAATAGTGGGAGATCTCAAAATGGCATTATCCCATTCCATTTGTAAATTGGTCTGCCTCAGATCGTTGTCGCTATTGGCGAGTCGTGAATCCTTGATTCCAGCTTTTATGTCCTTGAATCACCAGCATCTatataagatgaatttgaagggATGCTTACAGAAATTACCAGAACTACATGAATTCCCACCTAACCTTACTGAGCTAAACTTGGAGTGGTCACAATTAGTGCAAGACCCGATGGGAACACTGGAGATGCTGCCAAACCTTCGGATTCTTAGATTACATCCGGTATGTTATGTAGGAAAGGAAATGGTTTGCTCTGTTGGAGGGTTTCCACTGCTTGATGTTTTGATCATTAATGGATTGGGTGAAGTAGAGGAGTTGAGAGTGGAGGAAGGAGCGATGCGGAAGCTTAGATGTTTAGAGATTATTTACTGTAGAAGATTGAAGATGCTTCCTGATGGATTGCGACATGTCACCACCCTTCAAGAATTGAAGTTGGTATGTATGCCGGATGAATTAAAAGAAGGGGTGAGAGAGGGGGGAGAGAACTGGTTTAAGATCCGGCACATACCCTCTCTTGTCATTGAAGACTAG